DNA sequence from the Acidobacteriota bacterium genome:
TAGGCGTAGCCGCCGTAGTACGGGCTGTAACCGTAGCCGTAGTAGTAGTCCCACCAGAACGGGTCGTAATACATGAACCCGCCCCACGGCCCGTAATAGAAAGGCGTCCAGCGGCTGTACTGGTAGTAGCCGTACGCCCAGTACGGGTCGCGCCTCCAGAGGAGATCCGGCAGGTTCGATTCATCACGGGGCACTGCCGTCCCTGTCGCGGGACGACCGGCGCGCGGCCGCGCGTAGCCCGGCGCCGGCTCGCCACGGTGGATGCCCGGCTCGGACGCCGACCGCCCGTCCGGCACGATCACCGATTTCGGGCTGCCCCCTCGCGACGAGGTCGCGCCCGAGCCGCCGCGACGCCCGTACGCGCGCCCTTCACCCCGGGGCACGGCGTGGCCGTATCCACCGCCGGAGGAGCCGACGCTCGATCCGCCGCCCGAGGAGGATGATGTCGAGCCGCCGGACGGGGAAGAAGACGAGCTCGATCCGCCGCCCGAGGGGCGCGACACGGCGTGTTCGCCGCCGCCATGCCCCTGCGGCGACCGACGCTCCTGCGCCAGCACGGGCGCGGCGATGACCGCGGCAAGCCCGGTCGCGAGGAAGAAAAAAACAGTCGCGCGATGGGTGCGCACCATGGCAGGCTCCTCGAAGCCCGGGGACGACCTGGTCCCCATCTTCATTCTACGCCTGAGCCGAAGCATAAGCGCTGCCACGGAGCGGCGCTCTGAAGTGGGCCGGAATCAGTGGGTTACCTTCCATCCGGCTGTCCGCTGCGGAGAGCAGTTGTCCCATATAATCGACAGTCGGATGTTCCACGCCACCACGGTTCTCGCGGTCCGTCACAATGGCCGATCCGTCATGGCCGGCGACGGCCAGGTCACGTTCAACCACACCGTCGTGAAGCAGGGGGCGCGCAAGATCCGGCGCCTCTACAACGACAAGATTATCGCGGGGTTTGCCGGCTCGGCGGCGGATTCCTTCGCGCTGTTCTCGCGTTTCGAGGCGAAGCTCGAACAATATCGCGGAAACCTGGAGCGTTCCGCGGTGGAGCTCGCCAAGGACTGGCGCAGCGACCGCATCCTGCGGCGCCTGGAGGCCATGTTGGTCGTCGCCGATCAGCACTCGACGTTCCTGCTGTCCGGCACCGGCGATCTCATCGAGCCCGACGACGGCATCATCGCGATTGGCTCCGGGGGTGCGTACGCGATGGCGGCCGCGAAGGCGCTGGCGCAGCATACGTCGCTCGACGCGCGCACGATCGCGGAGCAGGCGATGCAGATCGCCGCGGGCATCTGCATCTACACGAACGCGCACCTTTCGATCGAAGAAGTCTGAGATGCCGATTTACCTCCCGGAGACCGCCGCCACCACCGTGCACTCGCTCACGCCGCGCGAGATCGTCGCCGAGCTGGACAAGCACGTCGTCGGGCAGGCGCAGGCGAAGCGTGCGGTCGCCATCGCGCTGCGCAACCGGATGCGGCGCCGGAAGCTCGCGCCCGAGCTGGCCGATGACGTGCTGCCGAAGAACATCCTGATGATCGGCCCCACGGGCGTGGGCAAGACCGAGATCGCCCGGCGGCTCGCCAAGCTGGCGCACTCTCCCTTCCTGAAGGTGGAGGCGTCGAAGTTCACCGAGGTCGGCTACGTCGGGCGCGACGTCGAGTCGATGGTGC
Encoded proteins:
- the hslV gene encoding ATP-dependent protease subunit HslV encodes the protein MFHATTVLAVRHNGRSVMAGDGQVTFNHTVVKQGARKIRRLYNDKIIAGFAGSAADSFALFSRFEAKLEQYRGNLERSAVELAKDWRSDRILRRLEAMLVVADQHSTFLLSGTGDLIEPDDGIIAIGSGGAYAMAAAKALAQHTSLDARTIAEQAMQIAAGICIYTNAHLSIEEV